The following are encoded together in the Pedobacter sp. D749 genome:
- a CDS encoding aspartate kinase: MDIFKFGGASVKDAAGVKNLANIVRDYKKGNLLIVISAMGKITNRLEDLTHAFLSQNDEAHAIFEEIKHFHFSIIDELFQGKHHPVYDDVANTFVEIDWLIEDEPDNNPDYIYDQIVSIGEVISTKIVAAWLNETGNKTLWADARNYIQTDNTYKEGKVDWAKTNQIIQKDLVPLLTDNIIVTQGFIGGTSENYTTTLGREGSDYSAAIFASCLDAAALTIWKDVPGVLNADPKWFDETEKIAQLSYHDAIELTYYGATVIHPKTIKPLQNKGIPLFVRSFIQPEGSGTAITKDNNPLPIPSFIFKIDQALISIFPKDYSFIIEENLSNIFELFHTHMIKINTMLNSAISFSVSVDDHPVQIEKLIKDLSEEFTVKYNKGLELVTIRYYNQRTIDRVTVDKDILLEVKSRHTCQMVMKNKISSK, translated from the coding sequence ATGGATATTTTTAAATTTGGAGGTGCCTCGGTAAAAGATGCGGCAGGTGTTAAAAATCTGGCCAATATCGTTCGCGATTATAAAAAGGGGAATCTGTTGATCGTAATTTCTGCCATGGGCAAAATTACCAACAGATTGGAAGACCTAACCCATGCTTTCCTCTCACAAAATGATGAGGCACATGCAATTTTTGAAGAAATTAAACATTTCCATTTTAGCATCATAGACGAACTATTTCAGGGGAAACACCATCCGGTTTATGATGATGTGGCTAATACCTTTGTGGAGATCGATTGGTTGATTGAGGATGAGCCTGATAACAATCCTGATTATATTTATGATCAGATTGTATCCATCGGTGAGGTCATTTCTACTAAAATTGTAGCCGCCTGGTTAAATGAAACGGGAAATAAAACCCTTTGGGCCGATGCACGCAACTATATCCAGACGGATAATACATATAAAGAGGGTAAAGTAGACTGGGCAAAAACCAATCAGATTATACAGAAAGATTTAGTACCGCTTTTAACCGATAATATTATTGTAACACAAGGATTTATAGGCGGAACGAGCGAAAATTACACTACAACATTAGGTCGCGAAGGTTCTGATTATTCGGCAGCCATATTTGCTTCCTGTTTAGATGCCGCTGCATTAACCATCTGGAAGGATGTTCCCGGGGTATTAAATGCAGACCCGAAATGGTTTGATGAAACGGAAAAAATAGCACAGCTTTCTTATCATGATGCCATTGAGCTTACTTATTATGGCGCAACGGTAATCCACCCTAAAACGATAAAACCACTTCAAAACAAAGGGATTCCGCTTTTTGTAAGGTCATTTATTCAGCCAGAAGGCTCTGGGACAGCAATTACCAAAGATAATAACCCCTTACCTATCCCCTCTTTTATTTTTAAGATAGACCAGGCGCTGATTTCTATTTTTCCAAAAGACTATTCTTTTATTATTGAAGAAAATCTGAGCAATATTTTTGAACTTTTCCATACACACATGATCAAAATCAATACCATGCTTAACTCTGCCATCAGCTTTTCAGTGAGTGTTGATGATCATCCTGTTCAGATTGAAAAATTGATTAAAGACCTGTCTGAAGAATTTACTGTAAAATATAACAAGGGCCTGGAACTGGTTACCATCCGTTATTACAACCAGCGAACCATTGATCGTGTAACAGTTGATAAAGATATTTTATTAGAGGTGAAGAGCCGGCACACCTGTCAGATGGTGATGAAGAATAAAATTAGTAGCAAGTAA
- a CDS encoding GNAT family N-acetyltransferase produces MDFNIRFATAEDCPRILELINELAVYERAPEEVTVSLEHFIDAGFGKNPVWKAYVAEVNDAIVGFALYYTRYSTWKGCRLYLEDFIVTEEFRGKGLGKVLFEKVIEEAKNGNYSGMVWQVLDWNEPAINFYNKYKAHLESGWLNAAFSKEQIKAF; encoded by the coding sequence ATGGATTTCAATATCAGATTTGCAACCGCTGAAGATTGCCCGAGAATATTAGAACTGATTAATGAGCTGGCCGTTTATGAGCGGGCTCCTGAAGAAGTAACAGTTAGTCTGGAGCATTTTATTGATGCCGGTTTTGGCAAAAATCCAGTATGGAAAGCTTACGTAGCTGAAGTAAACGATGCGATTGTAGGTTTTGCATTATACTATACACGTTACTCCACCTGGAAAGGATGCAGATTATACCTCGAAGATTTTATTGTAACAGAAGAATTTAGAGGAAAGGGCTTGGGTAAAGTCTTGTTCGAAAAAGTAATAGAAGAGGCTAAAAATGGCAACTACAGTGGCATGGTTTGGCAAGTATTGGACTGGAACGAACCAGCAATCAACTTCTACAATAAATATAAAGCACATTTAGAAAGTGGCTGGTTAAACGCGGCTTTCTCTAAAGAACAGATCAAGGCATTTTAA
- a CDS encoding YggS family pyridoxal phosphate-dependent enzyme yields the protein MSIADNLKQYKSEVESDGAKLIAVSKTQPVESILEAYNAGQRIFGENHVQEMVDKEAQLPKDIEWHLIGHLQSNKVKYIAPFVKLIHGVDSLKLLQEIDKQAKKNKRVIDCLLQVYIADEDTKFGLGFDEVIELLRDEVFAELKNVRIVGLMAIATNTKNEKQITIEFHELKVFFDGIKVSFFRKEDFFKEISTGMSADYKIAIAEGSTMVRIGSSIFGKRIIKHFKNDLSAN from the coding sequence ATGAGCATAGCTGATAATCTTAAACAATATAAAAGCGAAGTTGAATCAGATGGGGCAAAACTGATTGCAGTTTCAAAAACACAACCAGTAGAATCAATTTTAGAAGCATACAACGCCGGACAGCGCATTTTTGGAGAAAACCATGTGCAGGAAATGGTCGATAAAGAAGCGCAACTCCCTAAAGATATCGAATGGCACCTGATTGGCCATTTGCAATCCAATAAAGTAAAATACATTGCGCCTTTTGTAAAACTGATACACGGAGTAGACAGTCTGAAACTGCTGCAGGAAATTGATAAGCAAGCGAAAAAAAACAAACGGGTAATCGATTGTTTGTTACAGGTTTACATTGCTGATGAAGACACTAAATTTGGACTCGGCTTTGACGAAGTGATCGAACTTTTGCGTGATGAAGTATTTGCTGAATTAAAAAACGTTCGTATTGTCGGATTAATGGCAATTGCCACAAATACCAAGAATGAAAAGCAAATTACGATCGAATTTCATGAGTTAAAAGTATTTTTTGACGGCATAAAAGTGAGTTTCTTCCGGAAAGAGGATTTTTTTAAAGAAATATCGACCGGAATGAGTGCCGACTATAAAATCGCCATCGCGGAAGGCAGTACCATGGTCCGCATAGGGAGCAGTATTTTCGGAAAAAGGATAATCAAACATTTTAAAAACGATCTTTCGGCCAACTAA
- a CDS encoding DUF4296 domain-containing protein — protein sequence MVKLITLSQFGQKIIFKLSMKRLIWVLMTAILWFGCKPGIPDGIIKPDKMEKILYDMHIVDGYLSSIYVVDSAKKVAAGYYKGIYKKFGTDSVQYNKSLLWYNTNPVALEAMYKNIQKMLAKQKKGTELADLMIRKKQFKTDSLVIAKKFKADSLAIRKKMKPDSLSKVKAVAAIAKKKKQADSLINIKKAGIASAMPTPAVVQ from the coding sequence TTGGTAAAATTAATAACCTTGTCGCAATTTGGGCAAAAAATAATATTTAAATTAAGCATGAAGAGATTAATATGGGTTTTAATGACAGCTATATTATGGTTTGGATGTAAGCCTGGTATACCTGATGGCATTATTAAACCTGATAAGATGGAAAAGATTTTATACGATATGCACATTGTTGATGGGTATCTTTCCAGTATTTATGTAGTAGATTCTGCAAAGAAGGTAGCTGCAGGTTATTATAAAGGGATTTATAAAAAATTTGGTACAGATTCTGTCCAATACAATAAAAGTTTACTCTGGTATAATACGAATCCTGTAGCGCTTGAAGCTATGTATAAAAACATTCAAAAAATGTTGGCTAAGCAAAAAAAAGGAACGGAGCTAGCCGATTTAATGATTAGGAAAAAACAATTTAAAACTGATTCGTTGGTAATAGCAAAGAAATTTAAGGCCGATTCTCTTGCCATTAGAAAAAAAATGAAACCAGATTCTCTATCAAAGGTTAAAGCGGTGGCGGCAATTGCCAAAAAGAAAAAACAGGCCGATTCACTTATCAATATAAAAAAAGCTGGAATAGCGAGCGCAATGCCTACACCAGCCGTAGTACAATAA
- a CDS encoding endonuclease MutS2, with the protein MLYPENCLERLGFVEIRQLISKHCLSPMGQTMVEKMQVMNRFDQIDKFLRQTNEFKSILQNQEPLQINTFFDIKSLVEKIRVEGTYLLEDEWFQVYTSLQTVFSVLRFFEERAEVYPTLEALFEHLPIEKNILRKIETVIDAKGKIKPNASKELQEITSAISKAEQDVRKRMDSIYKQAIANNWVADGSLTIRDGRMCIPVLAENKRKLKGFVHDESATGQTVYIEPEEVFTLNNKLRDLEFDKRREIIKILIALTDDLRPYSPLLLSYHGFLTKLDFVRAKALFALDIEAEMPGLLKEPKTKLINARHPLLSISFAAERKTVTPLNIHIDAETRVVLVSGPNAGGKSVCMKTVGLLQIMLQTGLLIPVDANSEVGIFENIFADIGDDQSIESDLSTYSAHLKKMRYFVEHASTKTMVLIDEFGTGTDPQFGGPMAEAVLEVLNNKKVRGVITTHYSNLKLFAGNTPGLENASMLFDNAKMKPLYILEMGKPGSSYAFEIAQNIGLPKEVIQLAKEKTGSNQNRVDTMLVDLEREKKNIYDAKVSLANQQNKAKNLVAENEKLKTFLEENKKILIKEAKQEAQNIIKNANKLVENTIAEIKEKQADKEVTKELRQNLQRELVKNTIPKERPKPVQVVVGGEIEIGDLVKFTDSETIGQVLEINRNELVLAIGDLRSTVKKNRVQKVSNREAKKVVQSSANSFAGRMNEAVSGFRAELDLRGKRTEDALFEVEKYLDKAIMLGFPSIKLIHGKGDGILRKMIREYLRKYSQVNRMEDEHADRGGDGITYVYLN; encoded by the coding sequence ATGTTATATCCCGAAAATTGTTTAGAACGTTTAGGTTTTGTGGAAATCAGGCAACTGATCAGCAAACATTGTTTAAGCCCTATGGGCCAAACGATGGTGGAAAAGATGCAAGTGATGAATCGTTTTGATCAGATTGATAAATTTTTACGTCAAACAAACGAGTTTAAGAGTATCCTTCAAAATCAGGAACCCTTACAGATCAATACCTTTTTTGATATTAAATCGCTGGTTGAAAAAATCAGGGTTGAAGGCACTTATCTTTTAGAAGATGAGTGGTTTCAGGTATATACTTCATTGCAAACTGTCTTTTCTGTTCTCCGTTTCTTCGAAGAGCGCGCGGAAGTATACCCAACATTGGAAGCTTTATTTGAGCACCTGCCGATCGAAAAAAACATCCTGCGAAAAATAGAAACCGTAATCGATGCCAAAGGAAAGATTAAACCCAATGCATCAAAAGAATTGCAGGAGATTACCTCCGCTATTTCGAAGGCGGAGCAAGATGTGCGTAAGCGGATGGATTCTATTTATAAACAGGCCATTGCTAATAACTGGGTTGCAGACGGTAGCCTAACTATTCGTGATGGCAGGATGTGTATTCCGGTTTTGGCCGAGAATAAACGCAAGCTTAAAGGTTTTGTGCACGACGAATCGGCCACAGGGCAGACCGTTTATATTGAGCCGGAAGAGGTTTTCACTTTAAATAATAAGTTACGAGATTTAGAATTTGACAAGCGCCGCGAAATCATTAAGATTTTAATTGCGTTAACAGACGATCTTCGTCCGTATTCTCCTTTATTGCTTTCTTACCATGGTTTTTTGACCAAGCTTGATTTTGTGCGTGCAAAAGCATTGTTTGCCTTAGATATTGAAGCCGAAATGCCGGGTTTATTAAAGGAGCCGAAAACCAAACTGATCAATGCGCGGCATCCTTTATTATCAATCTCTTTTGCAGCTGAAAGAAAAACGGTTACACCATTAAATATCCATATCGATGCTGAAACGCGTGTAGTTTTAGTCTCAGGGCCGAATGCTGGTGGTAAATCGGTTTGTATGAAAACGGTTGGCCTTTTGCAGATTATGTTACAGACAGGTCTGTTAATTCCCGTTGACGCCAATAGCGAGGTTGGTATTTTTGAAAATATTTTCGCCGATATTGGCGATGACCAATCGATAGAAAGTGATTTGAGTACCTACAGTGCGCACCTGAAAAAGATGCGTTATTTTGTAGAACACGCCTCAACAAAAACAATGGTATTAATTGATGAGTTTGGTACGGGTACTGATCCACAGTTTGGCGGACCAATGGCTGAAGCTGTTCTTGAGGTGTTGAACAATAAAAAGGTGAGAGGCGTAATTACCACCCACTATTCTAATTTAAAGCTGTTTGCAGGAAATACACCTGGATTGGAAAATGCATCGATGCTTTTTGATAATGCAAAGATGAAACCGCTTTACATTTTAGAAATGGGCAAACCCGGAAGTTCTTACGCTTTCGAAATTGCACAGAATATTGGCTTGCCAAAAGAAGTGATCCAGCTGGCGAAAGAGAAAACAGGATCTAACCAGAACCGGGTTGATACAATGCTTGTGGATCTGGAAAGAGAGAAGAAAAATATTTATGATGCGAAAGTAAGTTTGGCCAATCAACAGAATAAAGCCAAAAACCTGGTTGCGGAAAATGAAAAGCTCAAAACATTTTTAGAGGAAAATAAAAAAATCCTGATTAAGGAAGCGAAACAAGAGGCGCAGAACATTATTAAAAATGCCAATAAACTGGTAGAAAATACCATTGCCGAGATCAAGGAAAAACAGGCTGATAAGGAAGTAACCAAAGAACTTCGCCAAAACCTGCAACGCGAACTGGTTAAAAATACCATTCCGAAAGAGCGTCCTAAACCGGTACAGGTAGTGGTTGGTGGTGAGATTGAAATTGGTGATTTGGTGAAATTTACGGATAGTGAAACCATCGGTCAGGTTTTAGAAATTAACCGCAATGAACTGGTTTTGGCTATTGGCGATTTACGCTCTACCGTTAAAAAGAACCGGGTACAAAAGGTGAGTAACCGGGAAGCTAAAAAAGTGGTTCAGAGCAGTGCCAATTCTTTTGCAGGGCGCATGAATGAGGCAGTCTCTGGCTTTAGGGCTGAACTCGATCTTCGTGGGAAGCGCACAGAAGATGCCCTGTTCGAAGTAGAGAAATATTTAGACAAAGCTATTATGCTGGGTTTTCCCTCTATTAAACTGATTCATGGTAAAGGTGATGGGATTTTGAGAAAAATGATCAGGGAATATTTACGTAAGTATAGTCAGGTAAACAGAATGGAGGATGAACATGCGGATAGGGGTGGGGACGGCATTACCTATGTGTATTTGAATTGA
- a CDS encoding sorbosone dehydrogenase family protein, whose product MKKILLCLFVVLFATTCKKNDDDSNQDPGILPDVELKSTVVVSVLTLPWEMVYGPDNFIWFTEKAGKINRLNPATGQITPLLTISEVRTNGEGGLLSMALHPDFTANPYVYVVYGYGSTYKAKVVRYTYGGGNLTSPLVLIDQIPAASIHNGSRLLISGDKLFISTGDASDTANPQNINSLAGKILRINLDGSIPTDNPYPNNPVWSLGHRNAQGLVQVGSKIFSSEHGPDSDDEINIIEKGRNYGWPNIKGFCNESGEQSFCSLNNVAEPLINWTPTIAPSGLTYYNNDYIPQFKNSLLLAVLKGTKLMQLKLDDTQTKIIATKDFYVNTYGRIRAVCQSPEGKIYICTSNGGDDKIVEIAK is encoded by the coding sequence ATGAAAAAAATCTTACTCTGCCTTTTTGTGGTATTGTTTGCCACAACTTGCAAAAAGAATGATGACGATAGTAATCAAGACCCAGGTATCTTACCAGATGTAGAATTAAAATCAACAGTTGTTGTTTCTGTATTAACTTTACCATGGGAAATGGTTTACGGACCCGATAATTTCATCTGGTTTACTGAAAAAGCTGGGAAAATCAACCGTTTGAATCCTGCTACAGGTCAAATTACACCCTTATTAACTATTTCAGAGGTACGTACCAATGGAGAAGGAGGTTTGTTGAGCATGGCTTTACATCCTGATTTCACTGCTAATCCTTATGTTTATGTGGTTTATGGATACGGAAGCACTTATAAGGCTAAAGTGGTTCGTTATACTTATGGCGGAGGGAATTTAACCAGCCCATTGGTTTTAATCGATCAGATTCCTGCTGCCTCCATACACAATGGCTCACGCTTATTGATCAGCGGAGATAAATTGTTTATCAGTACCGGTGATGCATCCGATACAGCCAATCCTCAAAATATAAATTCATTGGCCGGCAAAATTTTAAGGATCAATTTAGATGGTTCTATTCCTACAGATAATCCTTACCCAAATAATCCTGTTTGGAGTTTGGGACATCGTAATGCGCAGGGATTGGTTCAGGTGGGCAGCAAAATATTTTCTTCTGAACATGGACCGGATTCTGATGATGAAATAAATATTATCGAAAAAGGAAGAAATTACGGATGGCCGAACATCAAGGGGTTTTGCAACGAAAGTGGCGAACAATCGTTCTGTAGTTTGAACAATGTGGCAGAGCCATTAATCAACTGGACACCAACCATTGCACCAAGTGGTTTGACTTATTACAACAATGATTATATTCCGCAGTTTAAAAATTCGTTGTTGTTAGCGGTGTTGAAAGGAACTAAACTGATGCAACTGAAATTAGACGATACGCAGACAAAAATTATAGCGACTAAAGATTTTTATGTGAATACTTATGGTCGAATCAGAGCTGTATGCCAATCGCCTGAAGGGAAAATTTATATCTGTACCAGCAATGGAGGTGATGATAAGATTGTCGAAATAGCGAAATAA
- a CDS encoding CoA transferase subunit A translates to MINKVVSGAEEAIKDISDGATLMLGGFGLCGIPENCINALVSKQVKNLTCISNNAGVDDFGIGLMLKQRQVKKMISSYVGENAEFERQLLSGELEVDLIPQGTLASRCLAAGYGMPAIFTPAGVGTEVAEGKEVRNFDGKDYLMEYAFDADFAIVKAWKGDTAGNLIFRSTSRNFNPVMAMAGKVTIAEVEELVEAGELDPDHIHTPGIYVHRIFQGKDYEKRIEQRTVRKSEV, encoded by the coding sequence ATGATAAATAAAGTGGTATCTGGAGCTGAAGAGGCGATCAAAGATATATCAGATGGTGCAACCCTAATGCTGGGTGGTTTCGGGCTTTGTGGTATTCCGGAGAATTGTATAAATGCTTTGGTGAGCAAACAGGTCAAAAATTTAACCTGCATTTCCAACAATGCTGGTGTTGATGATTTTGGTATCGGTTTAATGCTAAAACAACGTCAGGTTAAAAAAATGATTTCTTCTTACGTAGGTGAAAATGCAGAGTTTGAAAGGCAGTTGTTAAGTGGCGAACTGGAAGTAGACCTTATTCCTCAGGGTACTTTGGCCAGCCGTTGTTTGGCTGCCGGATATGGTATGCCTGCAATTTTTACGCCCGCAGGTGTAGGAACTGAAGTTGCAGAAGGTAAAGAAGTACGTAATTTTGATGGTAAGGATTATTTGATGGAATACGCATTTGATGCCGATTTCGCTATTGTAAAAGCCTGGAAAGGCGATACCGCAGGAAATTTAATCTTTAGATCTACCAGCCGGAATTTTAATCCGGTAATGGCTATGGCAGGTAAAGTTACCATCGCTGAAGTGGAAGAATTGGTAGAAGCAGGTGAATTAGATCCGGATCATATTCATACTCCGGGTATTTATGTTCACCGCATTTTTCAGGGCAAAGACTACGAGAAAAGAATTGAGCAGCGCACGGTGAGGAAGTCTGAAGTATAA
- a CDS encoding CoA transferase subunit B — translation MFSKEEIAQRIAKEIKDGYYVNLGIGIPTLVANYIPKGINVVLQSENGLLGMGPFPFEGEEDADLINAGKQTITTLPGSSIFDSAMSFGMIRAQKVDLTILGAMEVSETGDIANWKIPGKMVKGMGGAMDLVASAKNIIVAMQHINKAGESKLLPKCTLPLTGVKCIKKIVTELAVLDILPEGGFKLLERAPGVSIEFIQQSTAGRLVVEGEIPEMRLD, via the coding sequence ATGTTTTCAAAAGAAGAGATCGCACAGCGTATCGCTAAAGAGATAAAAGATGGATACTATGTTAACCTTGGCATTGGCATACCTACACTGGTGGCCAACTATATTCCAAAGGGAATTAATGTAGTATTACAATCAGAAAATGGTTTGCTGGGCATGGGGCCATTTCCTTTTGAAGGGGAAGAAGATGCTGATTTAATTAACGCAGGAAAACAAACCATTACCACTTTGCCAGGATCATCTATTTTTGATTCGGCGATGAGTTTTGGGATGATCCGTGCTCAAAAAGTGGATTTAACCATTCTGGGAGCCATGGAGGTGTCAGAAACCGGAGATATTGCCAATTGGAAAATTCCGGGTAAAATGGTTAAAGGAATGGGCGGAGCAATGGATTTGGTTGCTTCGGCCAAAAACATCATTGTAGCCATGCAGCATATCAACAAAGCTGGTGAAAGTAAATTGTTACCAAAATGTACCTTGCCGTTAACTGGTGTGAAATGTATTAAAAAAATAGTTACAGAGCTGGCGGTTTTGGATATTTTACCTGAAGGTGGTTTTAAACTTTTGGAGCGTGCGCCCGGCGTGAGTATCGAATTTATACAGCAATCTACGGCAGGTAGATTGGTTGTGGAAGGTGAAATACCTGAAATGAGACTGGATTAA
- a CDS encoding uridine kinase encodes MSLNKKPFIIGIAGGSGSGKTFFLNCFLHHFKQDEVTLVSQDDYYIPAGDMTQEENKLYNFDLPSTIDSEQFLRDIKQLMSGEVVYKKEYNFNNPLAVVKILEIKSAPIIIVEGLFILHFKEIAALLNHTIFVDADEQVALDRRIKRDGLERGYPEDDVLYKWHNHVVPAYKEYLLPYREQCNKVVMNNTNEPDEIIAITEDISNDLRNSILVDIQ; translated from the coding sequence ATGAGTTTAAACAAAAAACCATTCATAATTGGTATTGCCGGTGGTAGCGGATCGGGCAAAACATTTTTCTTAAACTGCTTTCTTCATCATTTTAAACAGGATGAAGTAACACTGGTATCCCAGGATGATTATTACATCCCTGCCGGTGACATGACACAGGAAGAAAACAAGTTATACAACTTCGATCTTCCTTCAACCATTGACAGCGAACAGTTTTTGAGAGATATTAAGCAATTAATGAGCGGTGAAGTGGTTTATAAAAAAGAATACAACTTTAATAACCCTTTGGCTGTAGTTAAAATACTGGAAATTAAATCAGCACCTATTATTATTGTAGAGGGACTTTTTATCCTCCATTTTAAAGAAATAGCGGCTTTACTGAATCATACAATTTTTGTTGATGCGGATGAACAGGTTGCTTTAGATCGCCGTATCAAACGTGATGGTTTAGAACGAGGTTATCCGGAAGATGACGTATTGTACAAATGGCACAACCATGTAGTACCCGCTTATAAAGAATATCTGCTACCCTACCGCGAACAATGCAATAAGGTAGTCATGAATAATACCAATGAGCCCGACGAAATTATCGCCATCACAGAGGATATTTCGAATGATTTGAGGAATAGCATTTTGGTTGACATACAGTAA
- a CDS encoding LysM peptidoglycan-binding domain-containing protein has protein sequence MHKIYLSAVVLFALNIANAKANTARDSIGVENNKGKKLIVHQTVAKDTYYSIGRRYNVSPKDIMAFNENKYLQVGVIIKVPTNIPFTATGPSNNTQTQTTATGNVIEHTIKPKENLNMLAEKYGTTINEIKALNNLKGSNLSIGQVLKIPAKNGVQNPVPETVTPPAKNNTESPVNSTPASDQTMIEHTVARKEFLGKIAEKYGTTVEEVKKANNLSGNNLRIGQKLKIPATKNIDETKVVSAAVEEKPAQENKSNDTAGTHTVLRNETIFTIARQYGITAYQIRTMNNLPDNAITIGQVLKVPGGIIADVQVPKEKQAETKTKELPVEAKEESFIHTVATGENIFSIAKKYNLTAYQIRTANKLDDNNIKVGQKLIIPKPPQPKSVNDLSKEEQENEPDSTMVKDPKLRRDPSVYGLSQIEEKGAAVWIEDQDMDGTKMLVLHRTAPVGRVIKITNPMTNRTTFAKVVGKFTENESTKDVIIVMTKAVADSLGALDKRFFCNLTYSAQ, from the coding sequence ATGCATAAAATATATTTATCTGCTGTAGTGTTATTTGCACTTAATATTGCAAATGCCAAAGCTAACACAGCAAGAGACTCTATCGGTGTAGAAAATAATAAAGGCAAAAAACTTATCGTTCACCAAACCGTAGCAAAAGACACTTACTATTCTATCGGAAGAAGATACAATGTATCGCCAAAAGATATTATGGCTTTTAACGAAAACAAATATCTACAGGTTGGTGTGATCATCAAAGTCCCTACAAATATTCCTTTTACAGCAACAGGACCATCTAACAATACGCAGACTCAAACTACTGCAACTGGCAATGTGATTGAGCATACCATTAAGCCAAAAGAAAATTTAAATATGCTGGCCGAAAAATATGGCACAACCATAAATGAAATTAAGGCTTTAAACAACTTAAAGGGCAGTAATTTAAGCATCGGTCAGGTTTTAAAAATACCGGCAAAAAACGGAGTGCAGAACCCAGTACCTGAGACGGTTACGCCGCCTGCAAAAAACAATACAGAATCACCTGTAAACAGTACTCCTGCTTCAGATCAAACTATGATTGAGCATACTGTTGCGCGTAAAGAATTTTTAGGAAAAATTGCCGAAAAATATGGCACTACGGTTGAAGAAGTAAAAAAAGCCAACAATCTTTCGGGCAATAACCTCCGTATTGGTCAGAAACTTAAAATCCCGGCGACAAAAAACATCGACGAAACTAAAGTAGTTTCAGCTGCTGTAGAAGAGAAGCCTGCACAAGAAAATAAATCCAACGATACGGCAGGTACACACACTGTTTTAAGGAACGAAACTATTTTCACCATTGCCAGGCAATATGGAATTACTGCTTATCAGATCAGAACAATGAACAATCTTCCTGATAATGCCATTACTATCGGGCAGGTTTTAAAAGTTCCTGGCGGCATCATTGCAGATGTTCAGGTACCCAAAGAAAAACAGGCTGAAACCAAAACAAAAGAATTACCGGTAGAAGCGAAAGAAGAAAGTTTTATCCATACGGTAGCTACTGGCGAAAACATTTTCTCTATAGCTAAAAAATATAACTTAACGGCTTATCAGATCAGAACAGCAAATAAACTGGACGATAACAACATCAAGGTAGGCCAGAAACTGATCATTCCTAAACCACCACAACCAAAATCGGTAAATGATTTATCAAAAGAAGAACAGGAAAATGAACCAGACAGTACCATGGTTAAAGATCCTAAACTTCGCCGCGATCCGAGCGTATATGGTTTAAGTCAGATCGAAGAAAAAGGAGCTGCAGTTTGGATTGAAGACCAGGATATGGATGGAACAAAAATGTTGGTTTTGCACCGTACAGCACCTGTGGGAAGGGTAATTAAAATTACCAACCCAATGACCAACCGCACTACCTTTGCCAAAGTTGTTGGTAAATTTACAGAGAACGAATCCACAAAAGATGTTATCATTGTAATGACTAAAGCTGTAGCCGATTCACTGGGCGCTTTAGACAAACGTTTTTTCTGCAATTTAACCTATAGTGCTCAATGA
- a CDS encoding Dps family protein, producing MDAKEISLNEKEVKPVVDLLNDYLANYHIHYQKLRGCHWNIKGQNFFTLHVKFEELYTNAQLTIDEIAERVLTLGKAPHSRFADYIKESKIKEIDTIGMKDLDMVDAILDDMAALIELERELLEATDTAGDDGSNDMVNRFMQFKEKNTWMLRSFAGKK from the coding sequence ATGGACGCTAAAGAAATAAGCTTAAACGAGAAAGAAGTTAAACCAGTTGTAGATCTGTTAAATGATTATTTGGCTAATTACCACATTCATTATCAAAAATTAAGAGGTTGCCATTGGAACATTAAAGGTCAGAATTTTTTTACACTTCATGTTAAGTTTGAAGAGTTATATACCAATGCTCAACTAACTATCGACGAAATTGCTGAGCGTGTATTAACCTTAGGTAAAGCACCGCATAGCCGTTTTGCTGATTATATTAAAGAATCTAAAATCAAAGAGATTGATACCATTGGCATGAAAGACCTTGATATGGTTGATGCCATTTTAGATGATATGGCTGCATTGATCGAATTGGAAAGAGAACTCTTGGAAGCTACTGATACTGCCGGAGACGATGGCTCTAACGATATGGTTAACCGTTTTATGCAGTTTAAAGAGAAAAATACCTGGATGTTACGCTCTTTCGCAGGCAAGAAATAA